From the genome of Lineus longissimus chromosome 8, tnLinLong1.2, whole genome shotgun sequence, one region includes:
- the LOC135492767 gene encoding uncharacterized protein LOC135492767: MCSLCLMCVVSCYQMLQRVGLLYESVLKRRESNFSIVLVCCHVSLDEVTQEDYLLPWHNPAGNKGETFALKKKIVDIHEHMTRYIEELPVLIQEMVSTVLFFEKKINTLEDRINTVNNEAIKNQENHGLVMLLLESKEFYTDLLLEATDVFECIDTDIEIVVDFEEGEVQPGGEESNSEEDASSSEEEDCDDIGIEYV, from the exons ATGTGCAGTTTGTGTCTCATGTGCGTCGTCAGCTGTTATCAG atgcttcaaagagtcgggcttctctacgaaagtgtcttgaaaaggagagaaagcaacttcagcattgtgttagtctgctgtcatgtttctttggacgaagtcacgcaagaggactatttgttgccttggcataatcctgcag ggaacaagggagaaacatttgctttgaagaagaaaatagttgatatacatgaacacatgaccaggtacatcgaggaattgcctgtgctcattcaagagatggtatcaactgttcttttcttcgagaaaaaaatcaacaccttggaagacagaatcaacaccgtgaacaatgaggccatcaaaaaccaag aaaaccatggattggtgatgttgctgctggaatcaaaggaattctacacagaccttctcctagaagcaacagatgtatttgaatgtatagacactgacatagagatcgtggtggattttgaggaaggggaggtgcaacctggtggtgaagaatcaaattcggaggaggatgcgtctagctctgaggaggaggattgtgatgacattggcattgagtatgtgtaa
- the LOC135492630 gene encoding uncharacterized protein LOC135492630: MAASLNELLEKRRITRGRFTKYITVTDTAAKEAETLVADDESNEKDVHIAIRTALSSFKRVEEVYGELSGVQDQIDYHADNDARLKAVKDDDGEVRYLKAYNHMCASIQGLEACLSPVQEASEASGKSAKSEFSPEMFAESLSKALAGVSTGVSETQLEEILSTLTHKKRVIQIPKFKGDTELFDQWRDLVGAEVRKPGYSDVEKTHVVISLLDGEVAKLVSGLKDPSYEEIIEFLENRYGDVLARIEKAVNEIASVPVVKSPTVRELDPVLNTLVANWNYIKKRTHDDPELIRSSWILTALVRRKMPKSLVRKWDSERIKEEKRTTAPSNLPIRIDDLIEKIQDAVKVARRSESLPNDPKKERSFERRPSGHALNVIPQTQESTESRCVFCDNAHQSYSCPSVSKMRVEERCERVKAARACFNCLSRFHMVKTCRSRGCKSCKKNHHTLLHFEKRSGSDNAARSNVSGSSNLTSKVPHQKKVESTAGLVKSTGSTNVVMQSGIVKLESKSRVAEGRVLLDTGSGVTFISRSMAKRLNLRGPKVEGEFILAGGEVMATTTEKVKFYLSGILPGWKGEVFEISAYILDKPSAPINAVNVDFTKMSHLRGLQLAERFPI, from the coding sequence ATGGCGGCAAGTTTAAATGAGTTGCTTGAGAAGAGGCGAATCACCAGAGGTCGCTTCACAAAATATATCACTGTGACAGATACAGCTGCTAAGGAAGCTGAAACACTTGTCGCTGATGATGAATCCAATGAAAAAGATGTGCATATAGCGATACGTACAGctctttcttcattcaaaagGGTTGAGGAAGTTTATGGGGAGTTATCAGGAGTGCAGGATCAAATAGATTATCATGCAGACAATGATGCTCGCCTAAAAGCGGtgaaagatgatgatggtgaggtgAGATACCTCAAAGCGTACAATCATATGTGTGCTTCGATACAAGGGTTAGAGGCATGTTTATCACCTGTGCAGGAAGCAAGTGAAGCATCCGGAAAATCTGCTAAATCTGAGTTCAGCCCAGAAATGTTTGCAGAAAGCTTGTCAAAGGCTCTCGCCGGAGTGAGCACTGGCGTTTCTGAGACACAACTAGAAGAAATTCTTTCTACGCTGACGCACAAGAAGCGAGTTATTCAGATCCCAAAATTCAAGGGCGATACTGAGCTATTTGATCAATGGCGAGATCTTGTGGGTGCAGAGGTTAGAAAACCTGGGTACAGTGACGTCGAGAAGACTCATGTTGTAATTTCATTACTCGATGGAGAGGTAGCAAAGTTGGTGTCTGGTTTGAAAGACCCAAGCTACGAAGAAATAATCGAGTTCTTAGAGAATCGTTACGGAGATGTGTTAGCTCGCATTGAGAAGGCTGTCAATGAGATAGCTAGTGTTCCAGTTGTAAAAAGTCCCACAGTTCGAGAGTTGGATCCTGTGCTGAACACACTGGTGGCAAACTGGAATTACATTAAGAAGAGGACACACGATGACCCAGAGCTCATCCGATCTAGTTGGATTCTCACTGCGTTAGTGAGGAGGAAGATGCCGAAGAGTTTGGTGAGAAAGTGGGACAGCGAACGAATCAAGGAAGAAAAGAGAACGACAGCTCCGTCCAACCTTCCAATTCGAATTGACGACTTGATCGAGAAGATCCAAGATGCAGTGAAGGTTGCTAGAAGGTCAGAGTCCCTTCCAAACGATCCAAAAAAGGAAAGATCATTTGAAAGGCGTCCATCTGGCCACGCCTTGAATGTGATCCCACAAACACAGGAGAGTACCGAAAGTCGGTGTGTCTTTTGTGATAATGCACACCAATCCTATTCGTGTCCGTCCGTTTCCAAGATGCGTGTTGAGGAGAGATGCGAGCGTGTGAAAGCAGCAAGGGCTTGCTTCAATTGCTTGTCGAGATTCCACATGGTAAAAACATGTCGATCTAGGGGATGCAAATCGTGTAAGAAGAATCACCATACTTTGCTCCACTTCGAGAAAAGAAGTGGAAGTGACAACGCTGCGAGAAGTAATGTATCAGGTTCTTCTAACCTTACATCAAAGGTACCACATCAGAAAAAAGTTGAATCGACTGCAGGACTGGTCAAGTCTACTGGTTCAACGAATGTCGTCATGCAGAGCGGCATAGTCAAACTTGAGTCAAAGTCTAGGGTTGCGGAAGGTCGCGTGTTACTGGACACCGGGAGTGGTGTTACGTTCATTAGCCGTTCAATGGCAAAAAGATTGAATTTGAGAGGCcccaaggttgaaggtgagttcATCTTGGCAGGTGGAGAGGTGATGGCTACCACTACTGAGAAGGTCAAGTTCTATCTATCGGGAATTCTTCCTGGCTGGAAGGGAGAAGTTTTCGAAATTTCTGCGTACATTTTGGACAAGCCAAGTGCTCCGATAAATGCTGTCAACGTGGATTTCACCAAGATGAGTCATTTGAGGGGTCTACAGCTCGCGGAAAGATTTCCTATCTAG